One genomic segment of Marinitoga piezophila KA3 includes these proteins:
- a CDS encoding OsmC family protein has protein sequence MELELKHMGGMQFVAKTPSGHDVIIDASPEVGGANTGPRALELFLAGIGGCTGIDVALILKKMKVNYKDLRVKLETERKEDHPKAFTKINIKYYFKGKDLPMEKLERAVKLSQEKYCSASATVKGVAEVTYEIIVEEE, from the coding sequence ATGGAATTAGAATTAAAACATATGGGTGGAATGCAATTTGTAGCTAAGACACCTTCTGGACACGATGTAATAATAGATGCCTCGCCTGAAGTTGGAGGAGCAAATACAGGGCCAAGAGCTCTTGAATTATTCTTAGCAGGAATTGGTGGATGTACAGGAATAGATGTAGCATTGATTTTAAAGAAAATGAAAGTAAATTATAAAGATTTAAGAGTAAAATTAGAAACAGAAAGAAAAGAAGATCATCCAAAAGCATTTACAAAAATAAATATCAAATATTATTTTAAAGGAAAAGATCTTCCAATGGAAAAATTAGAAAGAGCAGTAAAATTATCTCAGGAAAAATATTGCTCTGCTTCTGCAACTGTAAAAGGTGTGGCAGAAGTTACATATGAGATAATTGTTGAGGAGGAATAA
- a CDS encoding ATP-binding cassette domain-containing protein yields MWKIIKNVGYKNLFLFFISVIFGVSSMIFQVKVPMQIKEILDGVIQNKNFELNLIIMLFLYYILSELSESISKVLSVYSQLLSEKELRKRILKNIIENKREDISKNGIGYIQAIIFTDIETFLSIMNPRIVLSVLSIIYIILSSYIMFQINKVYTVILIAYIIVVFMYFRKAWEINSKGFEKLRNEEREIKAYTENLLKARVDLYLFNKIKHFFDVKLNNRFGSYTQKAKKAYSINHKYINMFPEFIRNTAFVLILIISINQLIKREITFGTFQMIMSYSGTILIIASQLSLITGEISKALSTKKILQEYISIPTKNEIEKVTDISQKNEIEKFNESIKSLEIDKAGYGYEDKKIIEGLTFKAKSNEVIILKGKSGSGKTTFFEVLVGNLPLLDGKIRINGKELKESILNKTAYMNQNDYIFKESIYENISLGRDIDKKEVERILQILDLKDFDLDYELEENGKNISGGQKSRILLARTLISKEKEVILLDEPLTGVDKKTKQKILDRLNEFFKNKIAIISTHDDDITKLGKIIDIEKYLAVNSNEK; encoded by the coding sequence ATGTGGAAAATTATAAAAAATGTTGGATATAAAAATCTGTTTCTCTTTTTTATTTCAGTAATATTTGGAGTATCAAGTATGATTTTTCAGGTAAAGGTTCCAATGCAAATAAAAGAAATACTGGATGGAGTAATTCAAAATAAAAATTTTGAATTAAATTTGATAATTATGCTATTTTTATATTATATATTATCAGAACTATCGGAATCAATTTCAAAGGTTTTATCTGTATATTCTCAACTTTTATCTGAAAAGGAATTAAGAAAAAGAATACTGAAAAATATTATAGAAAATAAGAGAGAAGATATATCTAAAAATGGAATAGGATATATACAGGCAATAATATTTACTGATATAGAAACATTTTTATCAATAATGAATCCAAGAATTGTTTTAAGTGTTTTGTCTATAATATATATAATATTATCAAGTTATATAATGTTCCAGATAAATAAGGTTTACACAGTAATTTTAATAGCCTATATAATAGTAGTATTTATGTATTTCAGAAAAGCCTGGGAAATAAATTCAAAAGGTTTTGAAAAATTAAGAAATGAAGAAAGGGAAATAAAAGCATATACAGAAAATTTATTGAAAGCCAGGGTTGATCTATATTTGTTTAATAAGATAAAACATTTTTTTGATGTTAAATTGAATAATAGGTTTGGAAGCTATACTCAAAAAGCAAAAAAAGCATATTCAATTAATCATAAATATATAAATATGTTTCCTGAATTTATTAGAAATACAGCATTCGTATTGATTTTAATAATATCAATTAATCAATTAATAAAGAGAGAAATAACCTTTGGAACCTTTCAGATGATAATGAGTTATTCAGGAACAATATTGATAATTGCATCGCAATTATCATTAATAACAGGTGAAATTTCAAAAGCATTGTCAACCAAAAAGATTTTACAGGAATATATAAGCATTCCAACTAAAAATGAAATAGAAAAAGTTACAGATATTTCACAAAAAAATGAAATAGAAAAGTTTAATGAAAGTATAAAATCATTGGAAATTGATAAAGCTGGTTATGGATATGAGGATAAAAAAATAATAGAAGGTTTAACGTTTAAAGCAAAATCAAATGAAGTGATTATATTAAAAGGAAAAAGCGGTAGTGGAAAAACTACATTTTTTGAGGTATTAGTGGGGAATCTTCCGTTGTTAGATGGTAAAATAAGAATTAATGGCAAAGAATTAAAAGAAAGTATATTAAACAAAACTGCATATATGAATCAAAATGATTATATATTTAAAGAAAGTATATATGAAAATATATCTCTTGGAAGAGATATAGATAAAAAAGAAGTGGAAAGGATTTTACAAATTTTAGATTTAAAAGATTTTGATTTAGATTATGAATTAGAAGAAAATGGGAAAAATATATCCGGGGGGCAAAAATCAAGAATATTACTTGCCAGAACATTAATATCTAAAGAAAAAGAAGTAATATTGCTTGATGAACCTTTAACCGGAGTTGATAAAAAAACAAAACAAAAAATATTGGATAGATTAAACGAGTTTTTTAAAAACAAAATAGCTATAATTTCTACACATGATGATGACATAACTAAATTGGGAAAGATTATTGATATTGAAAAATATTTAGCAGTAAATAGCAATGAAAAATGA
- a CDS encoding Mrp/NBP35 family ATP-binding protein, with the protein MADKKIQFNLLNQDDLKNIKHIIMVMSGKGGVGKSTIAVNLAVALSLEGRKVGLMDIDMHGPNVMRMLGGTEKDHPYQVGEKILPPEVNGIKVISVSQFVPESGKPIVWRGPIKTGTIKQFFNDIEWEDLDYLVIDAPPGTGDEPLTVMQMLKRFDGAIIVTTPSEVSKDDVERAINFFTVMNKKVLGLVENMAYFECPNCHTKHYIFGKNGAKSLAEKYNLPILAEIPISEEIRTNMDNGKPAAYFGKPEHVAPYVQLAKKVIAEVEKDEEK; encoded by the coding sequence ATGGCAGATAAAAAAATTCAATTTAATTTACTAAATCAGGATGATTTAAAAAATATCAAACACATAATAATGGTAATGAGTGGTAAAGGTGGAGTTGGAAAATCTACAATAGCTGTAAATTTAGCTGTAGCCCTTTCTCTCGAAGGAAGAAAGGTTGGATTAATGGATATTGACATGCATGGTCCAAACGTAATGAGAATGCTTGGTGGAACAGAAAAAGATCATCCATACCAGGTTGGAGAAAAGATTTTACCGCCAGAAGTAAATGGAATAAAAGTTATATCAGTTTCTCAATTTGTACCGGAATCAGGAAAACCAATAGTATGGAGAGGTCCGATAAAAACAGGAACTATAAAACAATTCTTTAACGATATTGAATGGGAAGACTTAGATTATCTCGTTATTGATGCACCTCCCGGAACAGGTGATGAACCATTAACAGTAATGCAGATGTTAAAAAGATTTGATGGTGCAATTATAGTAACAACACCTTCTGAAGTATCAAAAGATGATGTTGAAAGAGCAATTAATTTCTTTACAGTAATGAACAAAAAAGTATTGGGACTTGTTGAAAATATGGCATACTTTGAATGTCCAAATTGCCATACAAAGCACTACATATTTGGTAAAAACGGTGCAAAAAGTCTGGCAGAAAAATATAATCTTCCAATTTTAGCAGAAATACCAATTAGTGAAGAAATAAGAACAAATATGGATAACGGAAAGCCTGCAGCATACTTTGGAAAACCAGAACATGTAGCTCCATATGTTCAATTAGCTAAAAAGGTAATTGCTGAAGTGGAAAAGGATGAAGAAAAATGA
- a CDS encoding ABC transporter ATP-binding protein, whose protein sequence is MKLKTKNNILFVLEILLRVGYGIAIPLLLKWIIDMSIKSPEKALYGAYIYSAMVLIELMLLLYFGVKNRHIWPHFYTEKIKSLILKGLYDKNKKHENGKLINIIFDDSYNVVEPTQIFFAMLYARLIKTFIAFGIIWYIAGLKYFLISLIYLAVLGINSYIIHKIKYDEINNAYKNLMDHYLDFISGNKVIYQYNIFDSFYKLKEKHEIKNIKEQMKYYIKYVFGNLLNSISTVIYNVMMVYLLVNDIKTGILTLGTYFMIFQFKEDITDPPEVLYFLLNEFKKIKVSREKVKEIEEISTENTYEIIGNDYIEKPEIAVEKLKFGYNGKNKIFENLNFKFSGPGLYLIRGKSGIEKSTLIKILLKFFEPEYGNILINGKNIKEVSPEYLKRNIKVLMQDSYHIRGTIKENIDFGRNHEEEKIKETMRKTGLEDLDVNYTIDFNGENISGGQLKRVLIGRTIIDDSQIVIFDEPFVNIDNKNKELIIEILEKIKEKKMCIVITHDHILDTKADKILELG, encoded by the coding sequence ATGAAACTAAAAACAAAAAATAATATATTATTTGTATTAGAAATATTATTGAGAGTAGGATATGGAATAGCAATTCCCTTATTACTAAAGTGGATAATAGATATGTCAATAAAAAGTCCTGAAAAGGCATTGTACGGAGCGTATATTTATTCAGCAATGGTGCTTATTGAGTTGATGTTATTGTTATATTTTGGAGTGAAGAATAGGCATATATGGCCACATTTTTATACTGAGAAAATAAAAAGTTTAATATTAAAGGGATTATATGATAAAAACAAAAAACATGAAAATGGAAAATTAATAAATATAATATTTGATGATTCATATAATGTAGTTGAACCAACACAGATATTCTTTGCAATGCTATATGCAAGATTAATAAAAACATTTATAGCTTTTGGAATAATCTGGTATATAGCCGGATTAAAATATTTTTTAATATCATTGATATATTTAGCAGTATTGGGAATAAATTCATATATTATTCATAAAATAAAGTATGACGAAATAAATAATGCATATAAAAATCTTATGGATCATTATCTGGATTTTATTTCTGGAAATAAGGTTATATACCAATATAATATATTTGATAGCTTCTATAAGTTAAAGGAAAAACATGAAATTAAGAATATAAAAGAGCAAATGAAATATTATATAAAATATGTTTTTGGAAATCTTTTAAATTCAATATCAACAGTAATATATAATGTAATGATGGTATATTTATTGGTAAATGATATAAAAACTGGAATTTTAACTCTTGGAACATATTTTATGATTTTCCAGTTTAAAGAAGATATAACAGATCCACCAGAAGTATTATATTTCTTATTAAACGAATTTAAAAAGATAAAAGTAAGTAGAGAAAAAGTTAAAGAAATAGAGGAAATTTCTACAGAAAATACTTATGAAATAATAGGAAATGATTATATAGAAAAACCTGAAATTGCAGTTGAAAAATTAAAATTTGGATATAATGGGAAGAATAAAATATTTGAAAATTTAAATTTTAAATTTTCAGGGCCAGGATTATATTTAATAAGAGGAAAAAGTGGAATAGAAAAAAGTACATTGATAAAAATTCTATTAAAATTTTTTGAGCCAGAATACGGAAATATATTAATAAATGGGAAAAATATAAAAGAGGTTAGTCCGGAATATCTGAAAAGAAATATAAAGGTTTTGATGCAGGATAGTTATCATATTAGAGGAACAATAAAAGAAAATATAGATTTTGGAAGAAATCATGAAGAAGAGAAAATAAAAGAAACAATGCGAAAAACGGGCTTAGAAGATTTAGATGTAAATTATACAATAGATTTTAACGGAGAAAATATTTCAGGAGGACAATTAAAACGTGTATTAATTGGGCGAACTATAATAGACGATTCTCAAATAGTAATTTTTGATGAACCATTTGTAAATATAGACAATAAAAATAAAGAATTAATAATTGAGATATTGGAAAAAATAAAAGAGAAGAAAATGTGTATAGTAATAACTCATGATCATATCCTTGATACTAAAGCTGACAAAATATTGGAGTTAGGGTGA
- the mtnA gene encoding S-methyl-5-thioribose-1-phosphate isomerase: MSKLKTMSMEWTGEEFILIDQRYLPLEEKYVTCKTYEEVAKSIKDMVVRGAPAIGASAAFGYVLGVKEFIGKPEFEEKMKEVKKTLANTRPTAVNLFWALERMEKRLNEIKNEENIVELIEKEALDIAFEDIEANKTMGRFGGELLNDGDTVLTHCNTGSLATVDYGTALGVIRGARDMGKDIKVYADETRPYLQGARLTVWELYKDGFDVTLISDNMAGWVMKQGKINAVIVGADRIAANGDTANKIGTYSVAVLAKEHGIPFYVAAPLSTIDLDTPTGNEIPIEERSHDEVRYCHKSKMVPEEIKVYNPAFDVTPNELITAIITEKGVVRPPYNENLKKLFEK; the protein is encoded by the coding sequence ATGAGCAAGTTAAAAACTATGTCCATGGAATGGACTGGTGAAGAATTCATATTAATAGATCAAAGATATTTACCATTAGAAGAAAAATATGTAACCTGTAAAACATATGAAGAAGTTGCAAAATCAATTAAAGATATGGTTGTTAGAGGTGCTCCTGCAATAGGAGCCTCTGCAGCCTTTGGATATGTTCTTGGCGTAAAAGAATTTATAGGTAAGCCAGAATTTGAAGAAAAAATGAAAGAGGTTAAAAAAACACTTGCCAACACACGACCTACAGCGGTAAACCTTTTCTGGGCTCTTGAAAGAATGGAAAAAAGACTAAATGAAATAAAAAATGAAGAAAATATTGTTGAATTAATTGAAAAAGAAGCTCTTGATATTGCATTTGAAGATATAGAAGCCAATAAAACAATGGGGAGATTTGGTGGCGAGTTATTAAATGATGGAGATACCGTTTTAACCCATTGTAATACAGGCTCCCTTGCTACAGTAGATTATGGAACGGCACTTGGAGTAATCAGAGGCGCAAGGGATATGGGAAAAGATATAAAGGTATATGCTGATGAAACAAGACCATATCTACAGGGTGCAAGACTTACAGTATGGGAGTTATATAAAGACGGATTTGATGTAACATTAATTTCCGATAATATGGCCGGTTGGGTAATGAAACAGGGAAAAATAAATGCTGTAATTGTTGGTGCAGATAGAATTGCTGCAAATGGAGATACTGCAAACAAAATAGGAACATATTCAGTTGCAGTGCTTGCAAAAGAGCATGGAATCCCATTTTATGTGGCAGCACCATTATCTACAATAGACCTTGATACACCAACAGGAAATGAAATTCCAATTGAAGAAAGATCACACGATGAAGTTAGGTATTGTCATAAATCAAAAATGGTTCCTGAAGAAATAAAAGTTTATAATCCTGCTTTTGATGTTACACCAAACGAATTAATTACAGCGATTATTACAGAAAAAGGCGTTGTAAGACCACCATATAATGAAAATTTGAAAAAACTCTTTGAAAAATAA
- a CDS encoding AAA-like domain-containing protein — protein sequence MRTFCTSGPVDKKTCYYVERPDIMAEALDHIENWRYFTVSAPRQSGKTTLLMDIVEKVKEKYLPIFISFESFGRIKTEEMFIKNFNKKVKNFFKFNMDIDFEPKKISAISELDEYIMDINKKFGKDVILMIDEFERLNETLMNEFLHVIREIYHSRHGYKLRSVILISVSYLSGVLEDNASPFNIAEHMEVPYFTKEQVYDLLSQHEKETGQIFDEKVKELIWHNAAGQPGLTNGLAYDLVTKKAPGEKIITVEHFEKTLEDYMYVYIDKNIANILHKAEKEKELIMKILFEPGKVKFSIYDKRINFLYQHGVIDNCGGKCCVRVPLYYKALYTRFMPEINGEKNYMATINDTIKPYIKKDGSLDLNKLLERYTEYIKLRGAIMFKGRNYYEGVYQYNLDQFLSLYVEAAEGKVYPETQVGGGRIDLLINLNNREYLIEIKANLTGNEYEKSKKQLVEYLKRSGLKEGWLVIYSEAIEDFKHEIEEIDGVKINVWFIKTNFESPSKVN from the coding sequence ATGAGAACATTTTGTACGTCAGGACCAGTTGATAAGAAAACATGTTATTATGTTGAAAGACCGGATATAATGGCAGAAGCGCTTGATCATATAGAAAACTGGAGATATTTTACAGTATCTGCACCAAGACAGAGTGGAAAAACCACATTGTTGATGGATATTGTAGAAAAAGTAAAAGAGAAATATTTGCCAATATTTATATCATTTGAAAGTTTTGGAAGAATAAAAACAGAAGAGATGTTTATAAAAAACTTCAATAAAAAGGTTAAGAATTTTTTTAAGTTTAATATGGATATAGATTTTGAACCAAAAAAAATATCAGCTATAAGTGAATTAGATGAGTATATAATGGACATAAATAAAAAGTTTGGAAAAGATGTAATTTTAATGATAGATGAATTTGAAAGGTTAAACGAAACATTAATGAATGAATTTCTACACGTAATAAGAGAAATATATCATTCAAGACATGGATATAAACTCAGAAGTGTAATATTAATCAGTGTAAGTTATTTAAGCGGAGTATTGGAAGACAATGCAAGTCCATTTAACATAGCAGAACATATGGAAGTACCATACTTTACAAAAGAACAGGTATATGATTTATTAAGCCAACATGAAAAAGAAACAGGGCAAATATTCGATGAAAAAGTAAAAGAATTAATATGGCATAACGCAGCAGGGCAACCTGGACTAACCAATGGTCTTGCATATGATTTAGTTACTAAAAAAGCTCCTGGTGAAAAGATTATAACAGTGGAGCATTTTGAAAAGACACTTGAAGATTATATGTATGTCTATATTGATAAAAATATAGCCAATATATTGCATAAAGCAGAAAAAGAAAAGGAATTAATAATGAAAATACTATTTGAGCCTGGAAAAGTAAAATTTTCAATATACGATAAAAGAATAAATTTTCTATATCAACACGGAGTAATAGATAATTGTGGAGGTAAATGCTGTGTAAGAGTACCATTATACTACAAAGCGTTATATACAAGATTTATGCCGGAAATAAACGGAGAAAAAAACTATATGGCAACAATAAATGATACAATAAAGCCATACATAAAAAAAGACGGAAGTCTTGATTTAAATAAATTACTCGAAAGATATACAGAATATATCAAATTAAGAGGAGCGATAATGTTTAAAGGAAGGAATTATTATGAAGGAGTATATCAATATAACTTAGACCAATTCTTAAGCTTATATGTAGAAGCAGCAGAAGGAAAGGTATATCCAGAAACACAGGTAGGAGGAGGAAGGATAGATTTATTAATAAATCTAAATAATAGAGAATATCTAATAGAAATAAAAGCAAATCTAACAGGAAATGAATATGAAAAATCGAAAAAGCAATTAGTGGAATATTTAAAAAGAAGTGGCTTAAAAGAAGGCTGGCTTGTGATATATTCAGAAGCAATAGAAGATTTCAAACATGAAATAGAAGAAATAGATGGAGTAAAAATCAATGTGTGGTTTATAAAAACGAACTTTGAAAGTCCATCGAAAGTGAATTAA
- a CDS encoding sugar ABC transporter permease, with translation MAMIQKKNYILRHIFLIIITIIVLFPLVWVVTTSVRRDNAAFSPKLFSSRITFNYYRDLLFPKATVPELIKDMNSTAHFIGENSSLSFDEAREKLNTQISDFETYISETKQYFEDINLRFENILTNINSKYSNEILNDINTARNNEVKNLSEIEKELVRGMDLSEINENISSLKTKINEYLKLRDEARTILNQISITPENKTYISKTFDTIYGLKPGYTLWNIRVYKKWKKLQPDNSELQKLPAIIKSLYANWKDITKTAEQVDDYFATLENEKYGNELSKLKDYESKISSLQKKSNELSSKISEKNKEILKLNGDLNALLEIYAPYGEKLSSAVDIFKKYNLKEKKIYTLEMQKLMDNAKYLSNAFTTINENFVLFDDFKEYKTYIESFASSFIWINDNAVKIYSNKDVEFLNPAYKTITGVIEAINPTIKTFENLVLTLATNIKEAETLDSEYSRIKTELEKYNNEYNTLYNSLKTEFDKFDKLKNYGELLMVKEFINADVNNYEEAQFISTLLNSKIFKYYKPDKKDINIFTLKENIEEANEKFQKSLVSFNKIIEEFESQLAELKNNSDDYLKLNYGGYTADILPIMQISSIYNSKYGPAKADLSRSSRIVSDLSDSVKYKALKSDLRKIDGNIYNLLDKWNPKQRKPFLRWLMNSIIVAGITAILTVLMTAVAAYPFSRMRFKGRKEGLLYLMLIQMFPAIMYMVALYGILKFMGDYFGFIGLDTLSGLIFVYLGGVAFNMWLIKGYYDTIPDSLEESAMIDGATRFQTFWLIVLPLASPILAVVTILSFMGTFNEFVMARIVLASEQNFTYAVGLQTFSSGPFETEWGLFTAAALLGAVPMVILFLSMQKYLVGGLTQGSVKG, from the coding sequence ATGGCTATGATACAGAAGAAAAATTATATATTAAGACATATATTTCTTATTATAATCACTATAATTGTGCTTTTCCCTTTAGTTTGGGTTGTTACAACATCTGTAAGACGAGATAATGCAGCATTTTCTCCAAAATTATTTTCATCAAGAATTACATTTAATTATTATAGAGATTTATTGTTCCCAAAAGCTACTGTTCCGGAATTAATAAAAGATATGAACAGTACTGCACATTTTATCGGTGAAAATTCTTCTCTTTCATTTGATGAAGCCAGAGAAAAGTTAAATACACAAATCTCTGATTTTGAAACATATATATCAGAAACAAAACAATATTTCGAAGATATAAATTTAAGATTTGAAAATATCCTTACTAATATTAACTCAAAATACTCAAATGAAATATTAAATGACATTAATACTGCAAGAAATAATGAAGTAAAAAATCTTTCCGAAATTGAAAAAGAATTAGTTAGGGGAATGGATTTATCAGAAATAAATGAAAATATATCCTCTTTAAAAACTAAAATCAATGAATATTTGAAGCTTAGAGATGAAGCAAGAACCATATTAAACCAAATCTCTATAACTCCAGAAAATAAAACATATATATCTAAAACTTTTGATACAATATATGGCTTAAAACCAGGCTATACGCTCTGGAACATAAGAGTATATAAAAAATGGAAAAAGTTACAACCTGATAATTCAGAATTACAAAAATTACCAGCGATTATAAAATCACTATATGCAAATTGGAAGGATATTACTAAAACAGCTGAACAAGTTGATGATTACTTTGCAACTCTTGAAAATGAAAAATACGGTAATGAGCTTTCAAAACTAAAAGATTATGAAAGTAAAATTAGTTCTTTACAGAAAAAATCAAATGAATTATCTTCAAAAATTAGCGAAAAGAATAAAGAAATATTAAAATTAAATGGTGACTTAAATGCATTATTGGAAATCTACGCTCCATATGGCGAAAAACTTTCCTCGGCAGTTGATATATTTAAAAAGTACAATTTAAAGGAAAAAAAGATTTATACATTGGAAATGCAAAAATTAATGGATAATGCAAAATATCTTTCAAATGCATTTACTACAATAAATGAAAATTTTGTATTATTCGATGATTTTAAAGAATACAAAACCTACATTGAATCATTTGCCAGTTCTTTCATATGGATAAATGATAATGCAGTAAAAATTTATTCAAATAAAGATGTGGAATTTTTAAATCCCGCATATAAAACAATTACAGGTGTAATTGAAGCTATTAATCCAACAATAAAAACCTTTGAAAATCTTGTTTTAACCTTAGCAACGAATATAAAAGAAGCTGAAACATTGGATAGCGAGTATTCAAGGATAAAAACTGAATTAGAAAAATACAATAATGAATATAACACTTTATACAATTCTCTTAAAACTGAATTTGATAAATTTGATAAATTAAAGAATTATGGCGAATTATTAATGGTAAAGGAATTTATAAACGCTGATGTTAATAATTATGAAGAAGCACAATTTATTTCAACGTTATTAAATTCTAAAATATTTAAATACTACAAGCCAGATAAGAAGGATATAAACATCTTCACATTAAAAGAAAATATTGAAGAAGCCAATGAAAAATTCCAGAAAAGTCTTGTTTCATTTAATAAAATAATAGAAGAATTTGAATCACAATTAGCAGAGTTGAAAAACAATTCTGATGATTACTTAAAATTAAATTATGGTGGATATACAGCAGATATTTTGCCTATTATGCAAATTTCATCTATATACAACTCAAAATACGGTCCTGCAAAGGCTGATCTCTCAAGATCCTCAAGAATTGTATCAGACCTTTCTGATTCTGTAAAATATAAGGCTTTAAAATCAGATTTAAGAAAAATAGATGGAAATATATATAATCTACTTGACAAATGGAATCCAAAGCAAAGAAAGCCTTTCTTAAGATGGCTCATGAACTCTATAATCGTGGCTGGAATTACTGCAATACTAACAGTTTTAATGACAGCTGTTGCAGCTTATCCATTTAGTAGAATGAGATTTAAAGGAAGAAAAGAAGGGTTATTATATTTAATGCTTATTCAAATGTTCCCTGCAATTATGTATATGGTTGCATTATATGGAATCCTTAAATTCATGGGTGATTATTTTGGATTTATAGGTCTCGATACGTTATCAGGGTTGATATTTGTTTATCTTGGTGGTGTTGCATTTAATATGTGGCTTATAAAAGGGTATTACGATACTATTCCAGATTCTCTTGAAGAATCTGCCATGATTGATGGCGCTACAAGATTCCAGACTTTCTGGTTAATTGTATTGCCTCTTGCATCACCAATTTTAGCAGTTGTAACTATATTATCATTTATGGGAACATTCAATGAATTTGTTATGGCAAGAATAGTTCTTGCAAGTGAACAGAACTTCACATATGCTGTCGGATTACAAACATTCTCATCAGGTCCATTTGAAACTGAATGGGGTCTATTTACAGCAGCAGCATTATTAGGTGCAGTTCCAATGGTTATTCTATTCCTTTCCATGCAAAAATATCTTGTAGGTGGATTAACTCAGGGTTCAGTAAAAGGATAA